Part of the Halomicrobium zhouii genome is shown below.
TGGCCGTCGCGGCCTTCGAGGCCGGCAAGCACGTCTTCTGCGAGAAGCCCCTGGCCGGGAGCTACGCCGACGCGAAGGCCATCGCTGACGCCGCCGAGGCCGCGGGCAAGCACCTCGGCGTCCAGAACGAGACGCTGCTCGCGCCGGAGACCCGCGGCGCGAAGACGTTCGTCGACGAGGGGAACCTCGGCGAGATCTCCTACGCGCGGTCGGTGTACTCCCGCCGGCGCGGCCGGCCGTACGTCGACGGCTACGGGACGCCCGCGTTCGTCTCGAAGGAGTCGGCCGGCGGCGGCCCGGTCATCGACATCGGCACCTACGAGATCGGACGGATGCTCTACCTGCTGGACAATCCCGACGTCGAGCGCGTCAACGGCAAGACCTTCGAGTTCTACCGGGACAGCTACGACGAGTCCCTCGTCGGGCCGAACACCGACGTCTACGAGGACCGACTCGAGGACTCCGGCTTCGACGTCGAGGACGCCGGCACCGGCGCGGCCCGGCTGGCAGACGGTACGCGCCTGGAGATCCGCGCCGCCTGGCACATGTACCAGTCCGACGAGCGCGGCGCCGTGGTGGGGTCCACTGGCGGAATCGAACTCGACCCGCTGGAGTTCCACACGACGACGAACGACTACGAGACGACCGCCCGGATCGACGTCGACGAGTACGAGACCCGGCAGGGCCGGCTCGCGAGCGAGCGCGGCT
Proteins encoded:
- a CDS encoding Gfo/Idh/MocA family protein codes for the protein MDEVTIGVIGAGNRGETHSEAYAEVPGATVAAVADVDEDAAQRLAERYDVPEVYADFRAMLDDSGVDAVDVCVHNNLHRPMAVAAFEAGKHVFCEKPLAGSYADAKAIADAAEAAGKHLGVQNETLLAPETRGAKTFVDEGNLGEISYARSVYSRRRGRPYVDGYGTPAFVSKESAGGGPVIDIGTYEIGRMLYLLDNPDVERVNGKTFEFYRDSYDESLVGPNTDVYEDRLEDSGFDVEDAGTGAARLADGTRLEIRAAWHMYQSDERGAVVGSTGGIELDPLEFHTTTNDYETTARIDVDEYETRQGRLASERGYTADRPTQFDHWIETVRGDVEPIPTGDIALNSMLVMEGIYLSDELGREVSADEVVDNSESRSVDL